A genomic stretch from Aneurinibacillus sp. REN35 includes:
- a CDS encoding DUF1002 domain-containing protein, which yields MHKLFFHWGGVTEVRKLFLALLLFLLTTATAYADAAPGDTIVTYGKDLTSTQKQQIQSRFGAPSNAQELTVTNQEEHKYLDGLLSKSVIGSRALSSAMIQLAEPGQGIHVETNNITWVSKAMYENALATAGVKDANVKIDAPFRVSGTAALTGIMKAYETVTGTKIDENQKKVANEEMVTTAKIGEQIGDKEKAAELLTRLKAELAKQTGNMTDDQLREMIRNVANQMGLQLSDAEIESLVSILRKIQDLNIDWNKALDQISSYKGQVQDFLNSNPEAKSLVQEILTFLKNLIDQILAWFR from the coding sequence ATGCACAAGCTATTTTTTCATTGGGGAGGAGTGACGGAAGTGAGGAAGCTGTTTTTAGCCCTGCTTCTTTTTCTTCTAACGACAGCGACCGCATATGCGGACGCAGCGCCAGGAGATACCATCGTAACATACGGTAAAGATTTGACATCGACACAGAAACAACAAATTCAAAGTCGTTTTGGAGCGCCGAGCAATGCCCAGGAGCTTACTGTAACGAATCAAGAGGAACATAAATATCTTGACGGTCTGTTGAGCAAAAGTGTAATTGGGAGCCGAGCCCTTTCATCGGCAATGATTCAGCTTGCAGAGCCGGGCCAAGGCATTCATGTAGAAACAAACAATATAACTTGGGTCAGCAAGGCCATGTATGAGAATGCACTGGCGACTGCTGGTGTAAAGGATGCGAATGTAAAGATTGATGCGCCATTCCGTGTATCCGGCACGGCGGCGTTGACCGGTATCATGAAAGCGTATGAGACGGTTACAGGCACCAAGATTGATGAGAATCAGAAAAAAGTCGCTAATGAAGAAATGGTCACCACCGCAAAAATCGGGGAGCAAATCGGTGATAAGGAGAAGGCGGCTGAACTTTTGACCCGTCTGAAAGCCGAGCTTGCCAAGCAAACCGGCAATATGACGGATGATCAATTGCGTGAGATGATCCGCAACGTAGCCAATCAGATGGGCCTTCAGCTCTCTGATGCTGAAATTGAATCACTGGTAAGCATTCTGCGCAAAATTCAAGACCTTAATATCGACTGGAACAAAGCATTGGATCAGATTTCTAGCTATAAAGGGCAGGTACAGGATTTTCTGAATAGTAACCCGGAAGCCAAGTCACTGGTACAGGAAATTCTCACGTTCCTAAAGAATCTCATAGACCAGATCCTTGCCTGGTTCAGATGA